GGTTCAAATGTCAACTTTGAGAGTGGTTTTGGCCTTGGCCGCTGCAAAACAATGGCACATCAGGCAGCTGGACGTGAATACTGCTTTCTTGCATGGCGACCTACATGAAGAGGTCTATATGAGGCTTCCGCCAGGGCTTCAAGAATCTGAACTGGAAGCAAACTCAGTGTGTAAATTGCGCAAATCGCTCTACGGCCTGCGGCAAGCTAGTAGGCAGTGGAATCTGAAATTGACTGAGACATTGAGTTCGGCTGGTTTCTCCAAATCAAAATCAGATCATTCCTTGTACACCAAAATCACAGCTCAGGGGGTTACCATCATCATGGTTTACGTGGACGACTTGGTTTTGATGGGTAATGACCTCGCTGAGATTAATTCAATCAAGCAGCTACTtgatcaaaaattcaaaattaaggaTTTGGGGGACTTGAAATACTTCCTAGGCATGGAAGTGGCCCGCTCGTCAAATGGGATCCATCTTTGTCAACGCAAGTATGCCTTAGACATCCTCAAGGACTTTGGCTTCTTAGAGTGCAAGCCAGCTAGCACTCTAATGGATTACACCTCTACATTAAAATTGTCAAGGGAAAGCGGCACTGCATTAGAGGATCGAGCCCCATACAGACAACTAGTTGGCAGGCTCTTGTACTTGACCAACACAAGGCCAGATTTAGCTTACGCAATGGGAAGACTCAGTCAGTTCATTGATTGTCCCACAGATGTACACCTGCAAGCTGCTCACAGGGTGCTACAATACTTAAAAGGATGTCCCTCAGTTGGTTTGTTCTTCCTGGCTGCCAATGATCTTAAACTCACAAGAGTTCTCGGATGCAGACTGGACAACATGTGCAGATTTCAGAAAATTCATCATTGGCCATTGCTTCTACATTGGAAAGTTGCTCATCAGTTGGAAAAGCAAGAAACAGAACACTGTTGCGAGGTCGTCCTCAGAAGCTGAGTACAGAGCTCTGGCCCTGGCAACATGCTAAGCTTAATGGCTATCTTACATCATGAATGATTTGGGCATGCCACTGACAGAGCCCATCACACTTTTCTGTGATAATAAACCAGCCATCCACATAGCCACCAATCCTATCTTCCACGAGAGAACTAAGCACATCGAGGTTGATTGCCACACTACTCGAAACCAGCATCTCTCAGGTCTCACACACCTAATGCCGGTTTTTTCATCGAACCAGTTGGCTGACTTCCTTGCCAAGGCCTTAGCCCCTGGTCCCTTCTCAAGCAACATTTTCAAACTAGGCCTTTTAGATATTCATAGTCCTAGTTTGAGGGAGGCTGTAACGTGATATAATTGGTTGCTGTTGTTAGCATTAGTAGACTTAGAATTAGTTAGTTACTGCTATTAGCATTAGTCAATTAGAATTGCCAGCTAGCAAAGTTGGTTAGGCAGATTAAGTTAATTAACTCTTATGTAACTATATAAAGATAAGCATGTGATGCAGAAACTGATGATGAAAAAACACAACTTTCATCTTCTCcaattttctctttctccaaattCCAATTCTCCAACAACTTCTTCTTCACTGGAACTCCCTCCTCTGTTTATCGCTCACTCCTTTCTCCAAGTTCTTCACCCTTCACCTTTAGACTCACCTGACAGAGATTGATGAAAGTTCGAATCTCTCCAAGCACGAAATttcacaataattaaaaaaatttaatttataaagagtgagtataaaataaaaataaaaattaaataaatataaaagtaatatttgatggaattttttagattatataataattaaaaaatataatatatgattatgtaatatattaaaatataaagttaATAATCTAATATGAGTTCTTagacataataaattaatttataataaattaatctctaatacaaaatattgtctcaatttaaataaataagggaGATCAAAAGATTAcacatttttaaaatacaagTCTTTGCTGATGATGCTTGATTCTGAGATAGTGATGTTTGAtaatcaacaacaaattcaactatTCAAGTATTCGCCTCTATTATTCAGCAACAAAATTCAATCTAATGATGTTatccaacaacaaaaaaaattgctcAGGTTCAGCAACAATTGTAAAAAGTCAAATACAGCAGCAACAACTACTAGAttcaacaaaaattataattaaaatttgttttggttCAATAACAATTCTAATTTATTCAAGTATTCAATTTTGTTATCCAGCAACAAAATTTAATCCAATGATGTTATCcagcaacaaaaaaatatgCTCAGGTTCAGCAATtgtaaaaaatcaaatacacaGCAATAATCAccagattcaacaacaattctaattaaaatttgcTTAGGTTAAACAACAATTCTAATTTGTTCAAGTATTCAACTCTGATATCCAGCAACAAAATTCAATCCAATGATGTTATCTAGCAACAAAAAAATTTGCTTAGGTTCAACAACAATtatgaaaaatcaaatacaacaacaaccaccagattcaacaataattttaatcaaaatctgctcaaatttaacaataattctAATTTATTCAAATTTGACACTAAACCAATGAAAGAACAGGGTCAAAAATTCAAACGGAGCTCACCCGATTGACCGGTTATGAGACCGCAACAAAACAAGAAGACGACGacgaccaccaccaccacccaaCGGAGCAGATGCTGCTTGACTGGTTCCGTCTGCTTCTGCCATCGACAAAGCAAATGCAGGAGCACGAGACCGCAACGACGAGCTTATGAGTGCGAGACCGAGAGAGTGACGAGGTGAGGCTGTGAGAGACTGAGAGTGACGACTGACGAGGTGAGGAGAGAGACGAGAGAGTGACGACTGACGAGGTGAGGGGAGAGACGAGAGAGTGACGTGGTAAGGGTGAGGCCATGAGTGAAGCCGTGGAGTGtcaagagagaagagagatgagGTTGGGGGTGGGGGATTCCATTCAGACTAGATTTTAATAGGGGAGAGGCATCCTAACAACGCCGTTTGCAggttaaaaaaaaacacaaccCGGACCGGGTTGTAATAACCGGTCGGATCGAACCAGTTTTCACCGGGTCTCATGCTTGTCTGGTTCAATAAGTGATTCGACTCGGCTAAATGACTGAGTTTTCGGTCAAACTGTTTGGGTCGAGCCAGATTTGATAGCTATAATTAAAACAGTCAAAACAAAATGAATGCTAAATAAAATGGTACCTACTCAAATGAAGATACTAAAAACATCTTTTTATAAAGATTCTTGTGTTAAAAatgtattttgtttgtttagcaacactttaaaaaaaatgacactTTTGTAACACATCAAAATCAAACCATACAATTCATAatctaatgataaaaaaaaattatcttcatataaaaacaattataaaatctttatAATAGTATccactaaataaaataagaggtattttaaattattttagcaaattttttcatttttcagaaattattactataaaataagattagagatatattataaaaataatcacgTAATGTGTGCAAAAAAGTTCaatcactaaattaattattcgtataaaatatattttaatatttggaACATATCTAAAAGAATACACGCATTTATATATAAAGTATATGACTACTGATTtgatgactttttttttttgttttgatataaCTTTGTGTTTCACAAACTGTAACTGACTTcatatattgataaaaataatcataaaatacgaaaaagacaaaaatattgcATTGATATAGTAtttgtttgataaaaataacaaacaattaTGAcatgtgtatataaaaaataataattaaataattatttgtataaaatatatattaaaatataaaatatacattaaaaaatatatattttatttaaaaaaagaatcaaccaaataaaaatatatattaaatatttttNgaatttttttattgtacttattatttgtattatttatgatcaaACGTTATTGACTTACAACtacattgaaaatttttatggatatcacataattattataatagatagataaatattacatatagagagaatcaattaaataaaaatgcatattaaaattatttatttttaataaactatatgaattatataataatcaaacataattattgttgttaaactaaagaattaaattatataaaaataatatatacacaCTAAAAATCAGTcatcatgtatttatatataaatatatataatttaatttatttttaatatatattttataattaattttaatatacacttaacataattaatatatttaagcTACTATGATATGTTGACAGGTTATAACCTTTAAAATTAcataacttttaaattaaatttttatattcttgctTAGCCATTCTCATcgctattatatattatcttcTAACCTTAAGTTTAATATATACATTTAATGAAATATTATTTagacttttatttatattctttatttctttaaattttttttatagatatgGTGTCGTAGGAGTGTCAAGTACACATATTATAAGCTGAAGTAGTagttgtttataaaaaaatatattcgtatattttcttataaacactgagatatttatttattatatatactagactttcttgttaaaaatttaagtattttataaatattttattttatattattgtttagCAATGGtataaatgacaaaaaatataaatttattttatataattaaatatgctcataaaaaaatcatttttaaaatatttcagacataaatataattttcttttgtgcATTGCACTGATACACACTAGTATGTTTACAATTTTAgctattattaaaatattacctataaaaaataaatgataataaatagtaatacaataatttatttgaaaatctaatttaatttaaatctcAAACTGCTAATTTCGAAGAATTTGAACTATAAAATTCAACCTTTTTAAATGAGTAAACTACCATTTCTACCCATAAAAGTTGAGAACACTGACAAATCTATTTACGGAAGAAAGGAATTACCTAATGTACCTATCAATAATGACATCCGTAGAACGAAACTAACCAATCATTATTTCGGTGTTGACTCCGTTAGTGACGCTCTCTATGTGGCACATCACGGCGTTACGTGGCTTGGGGGCTTCTTATGTGGATaatgtaatttattttgttttaaaatataattggtggttaatttaaaaaaaaaaagagaaattagaaatcaaattaGCAAACGTATACCTGTTCGCGCGTTTTACAAAACAGATGTGAGAGCCCTAGGAGAAGCAAATTGTTCTTCTTCACTAAAAAAATGTCAAATCCCATTTGTGTGGGTTAGCTACTGACGATAATATCTATATTGAAGAGAGGTTGCTTGTTGGTGTGGAACGTCTCACCTGTTGGAAGTGCGCACTATCATCCATAGATAAGTAGTAACCTTTGATCTCTTTGTtatcaatttttggattttgggtGCATGGTTGTGGATATAGAATTTTGATTAGGGTTTGTTTGCATGGCTATGATGTGGTTGTGAATTGGTTTTGTTTTCTGTATATGTCTGTTAACATATGGCTACCATCCACATTACATTGGTTATTAGTCACAGAGAAAAGTTTGAAAAGGGTGATGATGGCAAACTGGCATATGTTGGGGGTGAGAAAACAGAGATTGAACGAGTGAATGTGGACCTTAAATAAGATTTTCATAAATGACTTAGTAAAGGATATAGGGTATACTGATGTGAGCGAGTTTTACGGGCTGGAACCTGGGAAGGAGTTGGATGGTGGGTTGAAGTTACTTAGACTTGACATGGATGTGGTGACCATGTACGAAGCAGCCATTGCTAATGGGAGGAGAGTCGAGGTGTTCACTAAGCATTCAGTTAACCTTCTTGAGTTCGCAGAAGAAAACAATGATCCTGAACTAGATGTTATTTTAACTGTTACTAGGACCCCAGTTAAGCACAGACCCAAACACTGTGCTAGGAGAACCCCAACTccaaagaaaaatggaaagagaTTGTTGAAGTTGAGTGAAATAGAAAGAGGTAATTTGCACGACAAAGACCTTGGCATGCCTGGACCAGATGCCTAAACACAAGATGATGTGTTGGACAAAGATATCCAACTTACCACAAAAAGCACACAAGAACCAAAAATAACTAGTGATCCCCCAAATGTACCCACACAATTACCAAAAGTAACATTCTAAGAGCCACCAAGTACTATTCAGCCCCAAATGCACCTACCCAACCCAATTTACCTATATGTCAACCCCTTCTATACCGTCGTAACCTTTGGAGAAGACTCCTCCACACCCTCAACCATCACATGTACCTTGGGCAAGTGAAGAAATTGGacaccaaaattcaatttctgcAGAGTCAGTTGCTCCCACGCTTGATAAAGGCAATACAGAATCTGTTGAGGTTTTTACACAATACATTCCACAACCTTGCAATGAACTGGACTCTCAGGAGCGTAGCATCTAAAATGAGGAGGAGACACCCTGTGAAGGGGGTCAACCCAGCAGTTCATAACCCGAACCAGAAGTAAATCTAAAAGTTGGTGGTGGGAGTCAAAAGAAGAGGAAGTGACGGTCAACAGTGAGGCCTCCTCCATCAGGCCAAACCTTCATACTTAACCACGATCCCAATAAACATCCTTCAATTTTTATATCTGTGGAGGGTGAAGATATGTTAGAGACAGGTGTAGGTATGCACTATTATGAGTAGGAAGAGCTGGATTTTGTTGTAAGTGATGATGAAGAGAGTCAGCAGGTAGCATTTCCTCAAGCGAATAGGTTGCCTTGCAAATTTTGGCAACTGACTGGTTGCCCTGCAGGCATGCATGTGCTACCCTTGCATACCAAAATAGGAGACCAGAGAAATATGCACATAACTGACTTTCTATGGGGACATATAATAGCACATGCCAGTTTGTTATCCAACCTGTTCCAAGTCAATAATACTGGCAGCATGTTTAACTACCTCCCATGCTGCCCCCCAGTATACAAGAAACAAATTGGGAGACTAAAGTTGAAAAGAGACAAAAAGAACGACGAACCAAAAGAACCCACCCCAGATCTTCATAGGGCTCCCAGAAAATATGGCCATATCACCTACATGTATTGCCTAAAGGTATACCATACCTCACACCCTTACATTATTTGTATATTGAATGTCCAGATTTAAATTCATGACATCTGTATTGCAGACTGGACATAATAGTTGTAGCTGTTCCAAGAAGAATGAGGCAATGGCTGGGAGTGCTGGAGGTCCTTCTTTAAGTCAACTCCTTTTTGCTAGTGGAGCTGCTGTGGACGATGAAGAGGAGGCAGCAAGACTAGAAGAGATGTTCTGGGAGAAAACTCTGGAAGCTGTTGAAGCAGCTGAAGCAGCAGCATCTCAACCATCGACTCTGTCTAGTAGTTTCTTTTAGAACTTCATTTTATAAGTTGGGGTTAATTATGACACTCATATGTACCAACTGTGGCATAAAACTGCTCCAGTTTCTCAATCTGCTTCTGATCCAGTAATGCTTCCTTCAGTTAGGCCACCAACTGCAAAAGATTCCCTaagaagaggaagaatctgaAAAGACCACCACCAACTACTCAGCAACCACCATGTGCTCAGATTATTGTCAAGCCACCAACACCAAATGCTTCATCATCAGTTAATCCATCACCTCCAACTTCTCATGTGCCTCTCCATTGTGACACCTCAAACCATGCAAGCTGCCTCTCAGGATACTACTTCAAGGTTTGTGGATTTTATGCCAACTCTCGCAATTAGAGGATCAAGCTCAACTAGGTGGCCGCAGCCAGTCTTCCATCCACCAGCAAAAAAGGGGTCAACAACTGCACACTTGAAAGAAGGATCAAGCGGAAGCAGCAACTCTACTCCAAATCCATGAAGCAAGCGTGTttatattatgttattttgTTGGATCTGTAgtttatgttaaaattgttggataTGTCACATACTTTTATCCTATATTACTTATGTTTTGGTTTTCGGTATGGATTCATAATCGTAGTTGATACTCATACTTATAAGTTGAATGTTTCAATAACTCCGTTACTACGTACATAGCAGGTTATGTGGCTTCTCTTTCATGTTATTTTAGAATACCatacaaataaaacaaaaataccaACTAGTAATGGATATTTTTTGCaagttatatattttgtaaGACTACATTTGACATTTTTTGGATTTGTAATGTGCACAAATATCAAACTCTGAATCGAGCATGGTTATTTTTGTCATGATCATAGCCTAACAACTTCTCAAACTCAAAACCTACTGAAAATTAGATACACAAGGCACACAAGGTTACACACCACCaccattgacataatcacaaGCCACAACCTAAGTCTGTTAACTCTAACTTCAATCTTCCCTAACTTCATGAGCGTCTTCAATTCACTTCAGCCTCAGCCTCGAGAACATCTTCGTGCATCTTTCTTTCTGACAGTCCTCTCTTCAAACCCTCCCACCGATCTTCGATTTCGTCTACCCATACAAAGAAGCTGTAGTCTGAGGTCTAtcaatggcaaaaaaaattagatcagACATACATTCATCACCGTCCATACAGAGTGTACAACGGATTTACCTTCCAATTGAGACAATGGACAAACCACTTTCCAGGATTCATCGCCGTCCCCGACTGCAACAACGTCACCCCCAAACCACAGAAGTACCTGCCATTGAACTTCCTATCATGCACCCGCTTTGAAATTGAGCTTTCAGATATACTACAGCTCCCATTCAAAGGTGGAGTAAAGAGTCTTCGCCTCAACATTGGTatatttttcaagaattttgtcAATCTAAGGCTAAGGTTCGTGTTTGGGATAAAAgaagttttgaatttgaaaaattttagggtttagggttcattaTAACGGTCAAACAACTCAGCAGGCCACGTAAGAAGCCCCCAGACCACGTAATGTCGTGATGTGCTACGTAGGAAGCGTCACTAACAGAATCAATGTCGGAATAACGATTAGTTAGTTTCGTCCTACGGATGTCATTATTAATAGGTACATTAGATAATTTCTTTCTTCCGTGAATAGATTAGTACTTTCATGGGCAGAAATAATAGTTTactcttttaaaatataaaattgatcATTTAAGACATCATTAAAGTAATATATCCTTGATATTCTTTTGTGAGACTGTTCAAGATTAGTTAGATATAGTCAACTTCTTGAAATGGATAACCGATTGCAAGGAGAGAATCTACAATCTTTAGTATGGTGGAAAGGTATTCAGCTACGGTGGTCGTTTTCTTATAAACTTTGAACTGTGTCTTCAAGCGTTGTTGGATCCTAGTTCTTGAGAAAACTGTGAagatattattgatttttttccaAATCTCAGAAAAGAAAGTGCAATGCACACCTTATTCTTAAAAATGATCATCATAGAGACTACCACCCATGTTATCAAATTATATATGCATATCTAGTAGAcaatataatgaaaaaaaaaagtatttaaactctacatttacctatttctagatctaactttatttatttttaatactagtatttaaggttttttttctgaaataaaataaaaaaaattattttctcaaACTCCatttttcaactttaatttttcaaatacaatttttttagagCAAATTTGCCGCACTCCCGACGAACTGTAAAATTTATAGAGTTTGCCGGGGGTAAGACAAACTTGCTAATTTTTATAGACGGCGAACttgcccaaaaaaaaaaaattgtatttagggaattaaagttcaaaattaaaatcatgtttggggaaataataatttttttattttatttagtaaaaaaacctactatttaattaataattttttaagcaAAACACTACATAAAAATGTagtgttatttgtatttaaaCTATTTATTGCTTGTAGAACTCAACACTATATCTATCTAGCTAGttctattatattttaaattgtgTAAAAAATGCGACATAATATGCATGGTACTTAACCTAAATTTGAATTCATCACATTTTTGTAACCTAATATTAAATGTCACATTTTTAAAAGTCTGAATGATTTTTCTTATACTgagaaaaattttcgaaattcgtatcttaatatgatatataatagGTAAAGtccatattttatatatatcaatGATCTTAGCAACACCAGGTGTTTACATAggaaatttattattcttacaTTTATTATGGTAGTAATACATAAagcattaatttattatttagtcAACTAATAAATTTTGAACCAGTAATTAGATATGATCGTAATTATCTGAAGAACTTTGAATATATCTTCAGTGAATTGCGGAAGCGGTGATGGATCCTTGAATTCTGTAGTGAAATGGTGAGAAGATGTTGATGATTTATCTTTTCCATGAGACATACATAAATCATTGTCCCATACAAGATCATTTAAATGCAAACTCACACTATTATAATCTTTTGCTTTCAAACTTCGTTGCATGGGGTCAATTTCAGCAAGTGCACCATCATCACTAGTGAATTCTTTTAAGCAAAAATTGTAGAGTTCTTTTGCCTTAGGATCAGTGGTTTTTGCAATCAAAGAGTTGAGAAGGTTTACTGTGTTTTTAAGCTTTGAACGAAGCACTTCAATTGTGTAGTGTGCTAAGGAATCAACGTCTGCTCTTGCTGCACCACCGGGTATTGAGTTTAGAAGATTTGAACAATATGCAAAAATTTTAGTTTGCTTGCAAATATCTTCTACTTTCACAATTTTTTGTGCATTGGAAGTTGCATCAAATAAAAGGAAGGCAAAAACTAAGGTTAAAATCAAGGAATATGGTCTGACATTGTTACCATTGAAATGACAAGCCATGGTGTATATGTTAATTTCAACGTTTTAGTTTTGTTGCAATTGTTTGGTTTGGTATGAGTTCTTATATATAGTTGTATATGATGGATATTCCATATTTAGATTAGAGGAGTGCTAGCGCCAgcaaattttgtgatttatagtcattaattagttattattgatatttttaatggtgtgtaattattcacttttttttattagttaagtgctggccaaattttaataaaagtgctgGTCCTTACCATCTCCAGTAGGGAACTCATCTCAGTCCCTATTTATGGCCCAcctgtcataaaaagtaactccacATCAACTTTTGCGTgtaaataggaactcaaagcatctctctcttctccattaggatgaactaactttagtccctattatggtcccacttaattaattaattaaaatacttaaaattaatgtaattgatttttttaataatattatttaaaattataaatttaaaaataattcactattaaaagatattaatattaaataaattcatatataacaataatacacaatatataattcggGATTAcactaatttataattttgtgtttacaactgataattttaataatattgttagcattttaaattttaaaaataaaaataactaactcaactaagaattattttataaggtgtaaaaattaaatttattttttaatgtaagtaaatttaattaattataatttaatataataatataaataatattcaatattaattatgatatcaataattaatataaattatttatattattattttttttaaataacttgcCAAATGACaaattattattggttaatTTGAGTCCCTGTTTAGAGGGACTCCCTCACTTTGAGACCCGTGCAGGAACTCATTTCTTCTCTCCTCCAATGGTTAGAGTTCTTATGTGTcagaaaaaagtaaaagaggAACTCACCATTGTAGGTGCTCTAAACTTTTTCTTTAGTTATTCaacaaaaagttatttttttatcgaAAATgtttaataacaaataaaattagaaaaaaatagttaaaatttgtCTTATTTCTCAAGATTTTATTCCGGCAGACAAATTagttttcagtttattttttgGTAGAGTAATTACCCATATTAgtctccaaaaattttaaaaacgaaCATTGTagtcccaaaaaaaattaatatacaaatcaATTTCCAACATTTTTTTGTATCAGACATAACAGTCTTTCGTCCaaaaaaagtattattattactattaattgcacaataatattataccataaatgtttttttaataaaagtaatgataaatttattcaataatattataccataaatgttttttaataaatgaataataataataataataataataataataataataataataataataataataatagagatTATTCTACAAGAAATTTACGATTGAaactatttgatatttttgtatttaatataattaaaagatatcctatttaaaaaaatatatttaatttgtattaaaaatattttaatttagatttcaaAGCATCATTATTTACGTTACTTTTTTTCTAACGAAAAGAGTGTATTAATATACTACTATCGTCATATTCACATGCACAAAActaagttaataataataaaggtcgacatatagtaaaagtaaaatggATGGGAATTGTTATGTCTGACAgagaaaaatgttaaaaattgatCGCTTTTAAAATCCTTGTGGACTGATCTGGATAATtactttgttaaaaaataaactaatctGCCTATCAGagtaaaatcttaaaaattgatctatgtattatttttttttagaactaaaatatttacttttaaaattcttGAGAACTGATTTAGATAATTACTCTATTTTATAGAGACCAGGTGCGTCAACGTTTTGATTACTTAACATAATTTAGAGCGTAAT
This portion of the Arachis duranensis cultivar V14167 chromosome 6, aradu.V14167.gnm2.J7QH, whole genome shotgun sequence genome encodes:
- the LOC107495264 gene encoding uncharacterized protein LOC107495264; this encodes MACHFNGNNVRPYSLILTLVFAFLLFDATSNAQKIVKVEDICKQTKIFAYCSNLLNSIPGGAARADVDSLAHYTIEVLRSKLKNTVNLLNSLIAKTTDPKAKELYNFCLKEFTSDDGALAEIDPMQRSLKAKDYNSVSLHLNDLVWDNDLCMSHGKDKSSTSSHHFTTEFKDPSPLPQFTEDIFKVLQIITIISNYWFKIY